One part of the Streptomyces lienomycini genome encodes these proteins:
- a CDS encoding amino acid ABC transporter ATP-binding protein encodes MSEVMVDVHDVHKSFGPQEVLRGVDLQVRAGEVTVVLGPSGSGKSTLLRTINHLEKVSHGWISVDGELIGYRRSGGRLYELREKDVRRQRTNIGFVFQNFNLFPHLTVLENLVEAPVSALRRPRRRAAEAARRLLERVGLADKADAYPRQLSGGQQQRVAMARALALEPKVLLFDEPTSALDPELVGEVLDVIKDLARTGTTMIVVTHEIGFAREVADTVVFMDDGVVVEKGPPAAVLDAPRHERTRAFLSKVL; translated from the coding sequence ATGAGCGAGGTGATGGTGGACGTCCACGACGTCCACAAGAGCTTCGGACCGCAGGAGGTGCTCCGCGGTGTCGACCTCCAGGTCCGCGCCGGCGAGGTCACCGTCGTCCTGGGCCCGTCCGGCTCCGGGAAGTCCACGCTGCTGCGCACCATCAACCACCTGGAGAAGGTCAGTCACGGCTGGATCAGCGTCGACGGCGAGCTCATCGGCTACCGCCGCTCCGGAGGCAGGCTGTACGAGCTGAGGGAGAAGGACGTTCGGAGACAGCGCACGAACATCGGGTTCGTGTTCCAGAACTTCAACCTCTTCCCGCACCTCACCGTGCTGGAGAACCTCGTCGAGGCCCCGGTGTCCGCCCTGCGCCGCCCGCGCAGAAGGGCGGCGGAGGCGGCCCGTCGCCTGCTGGAGCGCGTGGGCCTCGCCGACAAGGCCGACGCCTATCCGCGGCAGCTGTCGGGCGGCCAGCAGCAGCGCGTGGCCATGGCCCGCGCACTCGCCCTCGAACCGAAGGTGCTCCTGTTCGACGAGCCCACCTCGGCACTCGACCCGGAACTGGTCGGCGAGGTCCTCGACGTCATCAAGGACCTGGCCCGCACCGGCACCACCATGATCGTCGTGACCCACGAGATCGGCTTCGCCCGCGAGGTCGCCGACACCGTGGTGTTCATGGACGACGGGGTCGTCGTCGAGAAGGGCCCGCCCGCGGCCGTCCTCGACGCGCCGCGGCACGAACGTACCCGCGCCTTCCTCTCCAAGGTCCTCTGA